A DNA window from Fusarium fujikuroi IMI 58289 draft genome, chromosome FFUJ_chr11 contains the following coding sequences:
- a CDS encoding related to integral membrane protein PTH11, whose amino-acid sequence MSSPPHHTQAYLDADKGPTILGLVITVFILSTIFVAGRVYTRKRIIGALHLDDWFTIVAVVCSPAVFIFEWCQVGVTIVAVKNGNGRHFDLLNVTQQQNVILYTILGFPFGVMAFGFPKLAVVALITRLMNPGRLHKIFLWVLAGCCMMGLIGCIIILFAQCSPVESQWTFSITDKKCWSPYVLVNFAIFAGALSAFTDLYLAVYPAAVLFHLQMNKRKKIALSFALGIGSIATIVAIYKCTRLPSLASKDFSYETSDLVIWTVIRTTTNLASPSIEASTIIIACCIPVLQPLVDALLGRRAFGSSPGYKNYNSSGYQNYGNSRTGQARSNIELSDGRKLRSDDRGNMTNVKYLGSGAAELDSQESILRHDGTKTGDTHSADAHSVNAPTEGEVPR is encoded by the exons ATGTCTTCTCCTCCCCATCACACGCAGGCGTATCTTGACGCTGATAAGGGTCCGACAATTCTGGGTCTAGTCATCACTGTCTTTATTCTGAGTACCATCTTTGTGGCTGGTCGTGTGTATACTCGAAAGAGGATCATAGGGGCGCTGCACCTTGATGACTGGTTCACAATCGTTGCAGTGGTTTGTTCCCCCGCGGTCTTT ATTTTCGAATGGTGCCAAGTCGGTGTTACAATTGTGGCTGTCAAGAACGGCAATGGCAGGCACTTCGATCTTCTCAACGTGACGCAGCAGCAGAATGTCATTCTGTACACCATCTTGGGCTTCCCGTTTGGCGTCATGGCTTTTGGGTTTCCCAAGCTCGCTGTCGTCGCGCTTATCACACGACTTATGAATCCCGGACGATTACACAAGATATTTCTTTGGGTGCTTGCTGGATGTTGTATGATGGGCTTGATCGGGTGCATCATCATTCTCTTTGCTCAATGCTCTCCTGTTGAGTCTCAGTGGACTTTCTCGATTACCGATAAGAAGTGCTGGAGTCCTTATGTTCTTGTCAACTTTGCCATTTTTGCCGGCG CCTTGTCTGCATTTACGGATTTGTACCTTGCTGTGTATCCCGCAGCGGTGTTGTTCCATCTACAAATGAACAAGCGAAAGAAGATTGCATTGTCGTTTGCTTTGGGTATCGGCTCAAT TGCTACTATTGTCGCCATCTACAAATGCACCCGCCTGCCATCGCTTGCAAGTAAAGACTTCTCTT ATGAAACCTCCGACCTTGTCATCTGGACTGT CATACGGACGACCACTAACCTCGCGTCTCCTAGCATCGAAGCaagcaccatcatcatcgcctgcTGCATCCCAGTCCTCCAACCCCTCGTAGACGCCCTCTTGGGTCGCCGAGCCTTTGGATCCTCCCCCGGATACAAAAACTACAACTCCTCCGGGTACCAGAACTACGGCAATTCCCGAACCGGCCAAGCTCGTTCCAACATTGAGCTCAGCGACGGCAGAAAATTGAGAAGCGATGATCGAGGGAACATGACGAACGTGAAGTACCTTGGGTCTGGGGCTGCGGAGCTTGACTCGCAGGAAAGCATACTGCGGCACGATGGGACCAAGACAGGGGATACTCATTCGGCGGATGCCCACTCTGTCAATGCACCGACTGAAGGTGAGGTTCCTCGATAG
- a CDS encoding related to 4-coumarate--CoA ligase: protein MIESVAAGLRQQFKIRDGDVVLGFCENSILYPAVILASIAAGGVFTGANPTYTYSELVNQLTVSGAKCIVTDSHRLEMAKKAAKAAGLPSGSLILINSKDSSSVDGASSFQSLLGHGTYSWERISDPKVLADKYDASGVSSKSTNTDISLRPAVLNFSSGTTGLPKACEVTHRNLVANAEQNLHLDRVARKRKNDPTFAANDVHCAFLPFYHAMGLITFCILNVKRCCTTVIMPKFDLKSFLSTIQKFKVTYLIFAPPVVSMLVKSPLVSQYDLSSVKFLVCGAAPLQADVEKRLEALFSKTGARSRQGWGMSEATMSISIFGPDEFDPSHGSVGYLVANMQLQIIDENGKALGYDEEGEAILRGPNIFKGYYKNPAATKESFTGDGWLKTGDIIKIDKTGLVTIVDRKKVCICRNSFKARTNGEYQELIKVKGFQVAPSELEGHLLEHEGVLDCAVIRVLRDGHEHAQAHIVRKKPDTTPESILSFMDKRLSPIKRITGGIVFTDAIPKSPSGKILRRLIKDGFASRDPSPRL, encoded by the exons ATGATTGAATCCGTAGCTGCTGGATTGCGACAACAGTTTAAGATAAGAGACGGCGATGTTGTCTTGGGGTTCTGCGAGAATTCT ATCCTCTATCCAGCAGTGATCTTGGCCTCAATTGCCGCTGGAGGCGTCTTCACTGGAGCTAATCCGACATACACATACTCTG AACTGGTCAATCAGCTCACCGTCTCGGGTGCCAAATGCATTGTCACCGACAGCCACCGACTTGAGATGGCGAAGAAAGCCGCAAAGGCTGCAGGCCTACCATCCGGCTCCTTgatcctcatcaactccaaggaCAGCAGCTCAGTCGATGGCGCTTCATCCTTCCAAAGCTTGTTAGGTCACGGAACGTATTCTTGGGAGAGGATTTCAGACCCCAAAGTTCTTGCTGATAAGTATGATGCCAGCGGAGTTTCTTCCAAGTCCACAAATACTGACATATCTCTTAGGCCAGCTGTTCTTAATTTCAGCAGTGGCACGACCGGTCTCCCAAAAGCTTGTGAGGTCACCCATCGCAACTTGGTCGCCAACGCGGAGCAGAATCTGCATCTTGACCGCGTGGCGAGGAAGCGAAAGAATGACCCGACCTTTGCAGCCAACGATGTCCACTGTGCCTTTCTCCCATTTTACCATGCTA TGGGCCTTATCACCTTCTGCATCTTGAACGTGAAACGATGCTGCACCACCGTCATCATGCCAAAGTTCGATCTGAAGTCATTCCTCAGCACGATCCAGAAGTTCAAAGTAACTTACCTAATCTTTGCGCCCCCAGTGGTCTCTATGCTCGTCAAGAGTCCCCTTGTCTCTCAGTACGATCTCTCCAGTGTCAAGTTCCTTGTCTGTGGAGCAGCACCACTCCAGGCGGATGTCGAAAAACGACTCGAGGCACTCTTCAGCAAGACGGGCGCCCGCAGCCGGCAAGGTTGGGGTATGAGTGAGGCCACCATGTCGATCTCGATCTTTGGGCCAGATGAGTTTGATCCCTCTCATGGAAGCGTTGGATACCTAGTGGCCAATATGCAGCTCCAGATTAtcgatgagaatggcaaagCTCTTggctatgatgaagaaggggagGCTATACTTCGCGGACCGAATATTTTCAAGGGTTACTACAAGAACCCGGCTGCTACCAAGGAGTCTTTCACTGGTGATGGTTGGCTCAAGACCGGGGATATTATCAAGATTGACAAGACTGGGTTAGTCACCATTGTTGATCGCAAAAAGGTTTGTATCTGCAGGAACTCGTTCAAGGCGCGCACTAACGGTGAATACCAGGaactcatcaaggtcaagggaTTCCAGGTCGCGCCATCAGAACTGGAAGGCCATCTCTTAGAGCACGAAGGTGTCCTAGATTGCGCTGTTATCCGTGTTCTACG TGACGGACACGAACATGCCCAAGCGCACATCGTCCGGAAGAAGCCAGATACGACCCCAGAGTCTATCCTGTCATTCATGGACAAGCGCCTATCGCCCATCAAACGAATCACAGGCGGCATCGTATTCACCGATGCCATTCCAAAATCCCCTTCTGGCAAGATTCTTCGGCGATTGATCAAGGATGGCTTCGCTAGCAGGGATCCCAGTCCTCGTCTATGA
- a CDS encoding related to cutinase transcription factor 1 beta has translation MQELGTPKSAPARRRASQACMNCRARKVRCDVVRNPQRCTNCALDDTECTVVARRVKYRKRPPVTAERQKPMVFRNSFSQQQESKDTAVTGPISPYCLDQESLLFGSPSDHSPESPSTCFDNIEGLTATGCTDEANQKPVVRREVYHDPEPYGAPDDTCARLSIEPNTRSHITYSYYPFLTVDMSGLEPDDVHYLGSRNCLSLPTPDALDDFIREYFLHVHPGLPLLDEAQFWAVYSGDKEPCEGSRISLFLFQAMLFTSCSFVPFSTLKCLGFTSRRNAREKYYRRAKLLLDVCSGRDLVSNAQGALLLTYYATSRDRARTNSILLATAIQYAQGVEADQFHRRPDQDSDMTNRLKRLWWCCIVRDRILPLGVRRQLHITSINPALDHLTEQDFAEEIQGSQVYSSQTKRSLVQLFISLCELAIPFTSVVQTVYGMGQSVVDAISPMIGNQEQIQESIRFCEASLDAWFDKATIQFPTPAGIISTEKSLVLYTNLMYIYYYSARVALYQYEAFVVSLASPGAGMDDKLHQTRLQLEDATLGITDNLKELVQLKVAKFLPVSIIAYAALPLVLHILDVKLAKLPSQTARKQGRLNIYMEAMKGLQNLYDGVDDVWTFIRSAIDSATSGTLDTCSSRADFAPSSSTCSKPSASLQVADDWGKFLLQEPILYFRLSRTIDLSLAVGCYAEDSSLSLLLATAQFSSPSLIFVGVDVPAKSGNSAIGSDEASTDEKENLGAQDVCVGMRSDIFDEIGDLGGYELGIESFQTPEFLDMFEMDLEDTSNSI, from the exons ATGCAGGAACTAGGAACTCCAAAGTCAGCGCCTGCGCGAAGAAGAGCCTCCCAAGCTTGTATGAACTGTCGCGCCAGAAAAGTCCGCTGCGATGTTGTCCGAAACCCACAAAGGTGTACCAATTGCGCGCTTGATGATACTGAATGCACAGTCGTAGCCCGGAGGGTCAAATA CCGCAAAAGACCACCAGTCACAGCTGAGAGACAAAAACCGATGGTGTTTCGAAATAGCTTCTCACAACaacaagaaagcaaagacacCGCAGTCACCGGTCCTATCTCTCCGTATTGCTTGGATCAAGAATCTTTACTCTTTGGAAGTCCGTCAGATCATAGCCCCGAGAGCCCATCGACGTGCTTCGACAACATAGAGGGCTTGACAGCCACGGGGTGCACTGACGAGGCAAACCAGAAGCCAGTGGTTCGAAGAGAGGTATATCATGATCCTGAACCCTATGGGGCTCCAGATGACACGTGCGCCCGTCTGAGTATAGAACCCAACACCAGGTCACATATTACATACTCCTATTACCCATTCCTTACCGTCGACATGTCTGGCCTAGAGCCGGATGATGTTCACTATCTTGGGTCTCGGAATTGTCTGAGTCTTCCTACCCCCGACGCCCTGGATGACTTCATTCGAGAGTATTTTCTTCACGTGCATCCCGGTCTTCCTCTGTTGGATGAAGCCCAGTTCTGGGCTGTTTACTCTGGGGACAAGGAGCCGTGTGAAGGCTCAAGAATTTCACTATTCTTGTTTCAGGCAATGTTATTCACTTCATGTAGT TTCGTTCCTTTCTCGACGTTGAAGTGTCTTGGGTTCACCTCCAGGCGTAATGCTAGAGAGAAATACTATCGTCGGGCCAAG CTTCTACTGGATGTATGTTCTGGCAGAGACCTCGTATCCAATGCGCAAGGGGCATTGCTACTAACTTACTACGCCACCTCACGAGACCGAGCGCGTACAAACTCCATCTTGCTTGCAACAGCTATTCAGTATGCACAGGGCGTAGAAGCCGACCAGTTTCACAGAAGGCCAGATCAAGACTCAGATATGACCAACAGGCTGAAGcggctttggtggtgctgcATAGTGCGAGATCGGATCTTGCCTCTTGGCGTTCGGAGACAGTTGCATATTACATCGATAAATCCAGCTCTGGACCATTTAACGGAACAAGACTTTGCGGAAGAAATTCAAGGATCACAAGTATACTCGTCGCAAACCAAGCGGAGTTTGGTCCAGCTATTCATCAGTCTCTGCGAACTGGCAATTCCATTCACCAGCGTGGTCCAGACAGTCTACGGGATGGGACAATCCGTTGTAGACGCTATATCCCCCATGATCGGTAATCAGGAGCAAATACAAGAATCCATCAGATTCTGTGAGGCCAGCTTGGATGCGTGGTTTGACAAAGCGACTATCCAGTTCCCTACCCCTGCCGGAATCATAAGTACTGAGAAGTCGCTCGTTCTGTATACGAACTTGATGTAcatatactatta CTCCGCTCGCGTCGCGCTATACCAATACGAGGCATTTGTCGTCAGTCTCGCCTCACCAGGAGCTGGTATGGACGACAAACTACATCAGACACGGCTCCAGCTGGAAGACGCGACATTAGGTATCACGGACAATCTTAAGGAACTAGTTCAACTCAAAGTCGCCAAATTTCTTCCGGTTAGCAT CATCGCGTACGCAGCGCTACCACTGGTGTTGCATATCTTGGATGTCAAACTTGCAAAACTGCCATCGCAGACAGCCCGGAAACAAGGTAGACTTAACATATACATGGAGGCGATGAAGGGACTACAGAACCTttatgatggtgttgacgacGTGTGGACTTTCATCAGATCTGCTATTGACTCTGCTACCTCTGGTACCTTGGATACATGTTCATCAAGAGCTGATTTCGCTCCCAGCAGTTCAACTTGCTCCAAGCCATCTGCATCGCTCCAGGTAGCTGACGACTGGGGAAAGTTCTTATTACAGGAGCCCATTCTCTATTTTCGCCTCTCGCGGACGATTGATCTCTCGTTGGCTGTTGGGTGTTATGCAGAGGACTCTTCACTGAGTCTACTACTGGCCACAGCACAGTTCTCAAGTCCGAGCCTCAtttttgttggtgttgatgttcctGCTAAAAGCGGGAACTCTGCTATTGGCAGTGATGAAGCATCTACGGACGAGAAAGAAAACCTAGGGGCTCAAGACGTTTGTGTTGGGATGAGATCTGACATATTTGATGAAATTGGAGACTTGGGTGGATATGAGCTTGGGATAGAGTCTTTCCAGACACCTGAGTTCCTGGATATGTTCGAAATGGATTTGGAAGATACATCGAACAGCATTTAA
- a CDS encoding related to aryl-alcohol dehydrogenases yields the protein MSSSQHGYVKDLLIQPQATRMGYTRLGRSGLKISKIILGAMSYGSKDWLKWVLEEDEALPLLEHAFKAGINTWDTADLYSNGVSEEIIAKALAVYNIPRERVVIMTKCRFATSAPGEPQLSVFAASINDGEMVNRAGLSRKHIFDAVQASVKRLGTYIDVLQIQRMDPDVPREEIMKALNDMVELGLARYIGAGSMPAWEFQALQNVAEKNGWHKFISMQNYYNLLYREEEREMMPYCKDAGVGCIPWSPNARGVLARPWNGLDEKTSLRTQHDQTLSRLYDRENEADKATVDIVEEVAKAKGLPMAVIATAWCLHKGVNPIIGLNSKERIDEAVLAANITLTDDEVAKLESVYRPKPVTGY from the exons ATGTCCTCTTCCCAGCACGGCTATGTTAAAGACCTTCTCATTCAACCCCAAGCAACACGCATGGGCTATACCAGACTTGGTCGCTCTGGCTTGAAGATTTCTAAGATTATTCTGGGAGCCATGTCTTATGGAAGCAAAGATTGGCTCAAGTGGGTTctcgaggaagacgaagccCTGCCCCTTCTCGAACACGCCTTCAAAGCTGGCATTAACACTTGGGATACT GCCGATCTCTATTCAAACGGAGTCTCTGAAGAAATCATTGCCAAAGCGCTGGCAGTGTATAACATTCCCCGAGAGCGCGTCGTCATCATGACCAAATGCCGCTTCGCCACCAGCGCCCCAGGCGAGCCTCAACTCTCTGTCTTTGCAGCTTCCATCAATGATGGGGAGATGGTGAACAGAGCTGGACTGTCGCGCAAGCATATCTTTGACGCAGTTCAGGCTAGTGTCAAGAGGTTGGGCACATATATCGATGTTCTGCAAATCCAGCGTATGGATCCAGATGTTCCGCGGGAGGAGATCATGAAGGCACTCAACGACATGGTCGAATTGGGTTTGGCACGATATATCGGAGCTGGCTCT ATGCCAGCATGGGAATTCCAAGCGTTGCAAAACGTGGCAGAGAAAAATGGCTGGCATAAGTTTATTTCGATGCAAAACTATTACAACCTCCTCTACCGAGAGGAAGAGCGAGAAATGATGCCATACTGCAAAGACGCAGGAGTTGGATGTATACCT TGGTCTCCCAACGCACGCGGTGTCCTTGCTCGTCCCTGGAACGGCCTTGACGAAAAGACTTCATTGCGAACACAGCATGACCAAACACTCAGTCGACTCTATGATCGAGAGAACGAAGCAGACAAGGCAACTGTTGACATAGTTGAAGAGGTGGCTAAGGCCAAAGGACTTCCGATGGCGGTAATTGCTACTGCATGGTGTCTGCATAAGGGAGTCAATCCGATAATCGGCCTGAATAGTAAGGAGCGTATCGACGAAGCGGTGTTGGCTGCTAACATCACGTTAAcggatgatgaggttgccAAGCTTGAATCAGTTTACCGGCCGAAGCCTGTTACTGGATATTAG
- a CDS encoding related to Zn(II)2Cys6 transcriptional activator has product MLPSLEPPVAADARRSLPLVPAACLACRRRHLKCDGQRPCSRCRTADIDCVYAASRRGHNSRKRTASQSPSHSTAAEALVPTDDLAVTLVGPTPPVTVMEFPSAFDPTIFFGSATSHSSVDTSFQIAACSQTITSTSLPGFSSETLFGGTVSQVPQAFPLRERYIDSFYENFYAAHPFIPPKALLLILAQQISLEPLLAAIRWIGSLYIDRDSSDRLLTDASHQIDGALLTNGFLVQAMLLVIIGLDGNRQEKKARQLMADARDISIQIKVNTDPFAVTNGQGIPILEESWRRTWWELYVVDALMSGVHQTNTFVLYDVPTDVGLPCEESQYLTGQIPAPIHPRDSETLGLFDTSPLSSYAYRIQCACILGALQTMPSEVDHVARLLANWMLRLPPSKYDAYCNGNLDEMMFQAIMMWQAISILLHQPHSQLDPSLTYYIKPSVSNTPAVSSDAFNSHTKHTIRAARELSKLISYRVPLLKHTHFFTYMVTLSSTIHLSRWSLAFVAQDDEDLRQNMGQNIGALVKYAEIWPMAQHLGLQVKRMAKEVYRMKKLYQ; this is encoded by the exons ATGTTGCCATCTTTGGAGCCACCTGTGGCGGCTGATGCTCGACGTAGCCTTCCTTTGGTTCCAGCTGCGTGTCTTGCTTGC CGTAGAAGGCATCTTAAATGCGATGGACAACGCCCTTGTTCCCGCTGCAGAACTGCTGATATCGATTGCGTCTATGCAGCCTCCCGTCGCGGACATAACAGCCGTAAACGCACAGCTTCTCAATCCCCTAGTCACAGTACAGCAGCCGAGGCTCTTGTCCCCACTGATGACCTCGCTGTCACGCTAGTCGGTCCTACTCCCCCGGTGACCGTGATGGAATTCCCTTCTGCGTTCGATCCTACCATCTTTTTTGGCAGTGCCACAAGTCACTCGAGCGTTGACACAAGCTTCCAAATTGCCGCGTGCTCTCAAACTATCACGTCAACTAGTTTGCCTGGCTTTTCTTCCGAGACTCTATTTGGCGGCACTGTCAGCCAAGTACCCCAGGCATTCCCTCTAAGAGAACGTTACATCGACTCGTTCTATGAGAACTTCTACGCCGCTCATCCCTTTATACCGCCAAAggcgcttcttctcatcttagCACAGCAGATTTCCTTGGAGCCCTTGCTAGCAGCGATACGTTGGATTGGTTCTCTATACATCGACCGAGACAGCTCTGACAGGCTCCTCACAGATGCATCCCACCAAATAGACGGTGCGCTTCTCACAAACGGCTTCTTAGTGCAGGCGATGTTGCTTGTCATCATTGGACTTGACGGCAATCGTCAAGAAAAAAAGGCCAGACAGCTCATGGCAGATGCCCGGGATATCTCGATTCAGATTAAAGTAAACACTGATCCGTTTGCTGTCACCAACGGACAAGGAATTCCGATACTTGAGGAGAGCTGGCGAAGAACATGGTGGGAGCTTTACGTTGTGGATGCGCTTATGTCGGGCGTGCATCAGACTAACACCTTTGTTCTGTATGATGTACCTACGGACGTCGGTCTGCCTTGTGAAGAGTCTCAATATCTCACCGGA CAAATACCTGCCCCTATTCACCCACGCGATTCGGAAACCTTGGGACTGTTTGATACCAGCCCGCTTTCGTCATACGCCTATCGGATCCAATGTGCCTGCATCTTGGGTGCTCTTCAAACAATGCCATCGGAGGTCGACCATGTCGCCAGGCTCCTCGCTAACTGGATGCTCCGCTTACCTCCTTCAAAATACGACGCTTATTGCAATGGCAATTtagatgagatgatgttcCAGGCCATCATGATGTGGCAGGCTATTTCCATCCTCTTACACCAGCCTCACTCACAACTGGATCCATCGTTGACTTATTATATCAAGCCATCCGTATCCAACACGCCAGCTGTGTCCAGCGATGCCTTCAATTCACATACCAAACATACAATTCGCGCTGCGAGGGAGCTTAGCAAGTTGATCAGCTATCGTGTTCCTCTTCTTAAACATACTCATTTCTTTACTTACATGGTGACACTCTCGTCTACAATCCACCTCAGTAGATGGTCACTAGCCTTTGTGGcccaagatgacgaggatctTCGTCAAAATATGGGCCAGAATATTGGGGCTCTGGTCAAGTACGCTGAGATATGGCCTATGGCGCAACATTTGGGATTACAAGTAAAAAGAATGGCAAAAGAGGTTTACAGAATGAAGAAGCTCTACCAATAG
- a CDS encoding DAN4-Cell wall mannoprotein, expressed under anaerobic conditions, completely repressed during aerobic growth → MIAAKVLTAVAALILQPALAGPCRPISRSTTASAESSTLLTSTSTLTSLPSTTGLTSISILSLSSSRTLAGESTTTDASESETVTKETSVTKTSSESAASASLVTTEDSSSIISSATTTSGLYTTESTSQTLTVGLTTTEDISTTTETSSTDTISSEASTSATVTSITTTDRSSLSEASDTQTAGTEFHDTRTDTATTTDVSSTAGASSTSAEVSTTAESTTTYASTSATSTLEGFTITPSFTTLTTVATTAITTSTYTTTTEAASTTSEECQIYPYMLI, encoded by the coding sequence ATGATTGCTGCAAAGGTTCTCACCGCAGTGGCGGCTTTGATCCTTCAGCCCGCGTTAGCTGGACCTTGTCGCCCGATCTCGCGGTCAACGACGGCGTCTGCTGAGTCTTCGACTTTGCtcacatccacatccacgCTCACTTCACTCCCTTCCACTACTGGCCTTACGTCTATTTCCATCCTGTCCCTTTCGTCCTCCCGCACTTTGGCAGGGGAAAGCACCACTACAGATGCCTCTGAAAGTGAGACAGTGACGAAGGAAACTTCGGTCACCAAGACCTCGTCTGAGTCAGCTGCTAGTGCGTCGTTAGTCACTACAGAAGATTCTTCGAGTATTATCTCTTCTGCTACAACTACATCTGGGCTTTACACTACTGAGTCTACATCGCAAACCTTGACGGTTGGTTTAACCACCACCGAGGACATTTCTACTACAACGGAGACCTCTTCAACCGATACCATCAGCAGTGAAGCTTCCACTTCGGCCACCGTCACTTCCATCACTACAACCGACCGATCCTCCCTATCAGAGGCATCTGATACTCAGACTGCCGGTACTGAGTTTCACGATACAAGAACTGATACTGCCACTACTACAGACGTGTCTTCGACTGCTGGAGCCTCCTCGACTTCAGCTGAGGTATCAACTACAGCTGAGTCAACGACAACTTATGCTAGTACTTCTGCCACCTCGACCCTCGAAGGGTTTACAATCACCCCTAGCTTCACCACCTTGACTACGGTTGCTACTACCGCTATCACGACATCTACATACACCACAACAACTGAGGCCGCATCTACAACAAGTGAGGAGTGCCAAATTTACCCTTATATGCTGATTTAA